The DNA sequence GGTCAATGCGCTCCCGGATGCGGTCTTCCAACCCGAGCCGTTCGAGCCCCGCCGCCGCCAGGATCACCCCGTGCCACCCGCCCGATTTCGGCGGGCCGCTCGCGTCGAGCTTGGCGAGGCGGGTCGGGACGTTGCCGCGCACGGGGACGACGCGGAGGTCGGGCCGCCACGCCAGAAGCTGGGCCTGCCGCCGGAGCGACGAGGTGGCGAGTGTCGCGCCCTCGGGCAAGCCATCAAGAGATCCCCTGACGTCAGGGTGGGCGACGAACGCGTCCCAGGGCGACGCGCGCTCCGTGGTGGCGGCGAGGACGAGGCCTTCGGGGAGCGTGGTCGGGAGGTCTTTGAGCGAGTGGACCGCGAGGTGGATCGCCCCGGCCAGCAGCGCCCGGTCCAGCTCTGCGGTGAACAATCCCTTGTCGCCGATCTCGGCGAGGGGTACGTCGAGGATGCGGTCGCCCTTCGTCGTGAACGTGACGATCTCGGCGGCGTGGCCGGCGGCGCGCAGCCGGTCCGCGACGTGGCGGGCCTGCCAGAGCGCGAGGGCGCTACCGCGCGTGCCGATCTTCACGGACGGCCTCTTCGGTGGACGCCTCGCGCCCGTGGTCGACCGGGCAGCCTGGGGCCGCGGGGCCTGGGGTCGCGGACTCGTCCTCGCAGTCCGGGCGGGCGAAGATGCGGCTGAGGGTGCGGATGCCACGCGCGAAGTCGAGGCTGTCGGACTCCGTGTTCTTGAGCCGGACGACGGGGACGGCGAGAAGCTTCTGCATGATCGAGCGCGTGAGCCGGTCGAGCTCGTCGGCGTCGACGCTCTCGAAGCGGTGGGCGTGGCGCTCGATCTCCTGCTGCCGGATCGCCTCGAAGGTGTCGCGGAGCGCCTGGATCGTCGGCTGGAGCGCCTCGTGGTTGAAGACCCACGCGACGAAGTCGGCCAGTTCGGCACCGCAGATGGCCTCGGCCTCGGGGCGCGCGGCGGTGCGGGCGGCGCAGGTCTCGTCGCGCCAGCGCCCGAGGAGGTCGAGGTCGAGGAGCGTGTAGCCCGGCACGGCACCGACGGCGGCGTCCACGTTGCGCGGCACGGCGACGTCGACCACGAGGCAGGGCGAGCCCGCCGAGCGCGGCGGCAGCCGGTCGGCGTGGAAGATCGGCGCGTCGGCCCCCGAGGCGACGAGCACGAGGTCGGCGTCGGCGTCGTGGCGCGCGTCCCAGTCGATGACCTCGGCCCCGACAAGCGAGGCGGCGACCTCAGCGCGCACCCGCGAGCGGTTGGCGACGGTCAGGTTCGTCCCTTCGGCGGCGAGGGCTTTGAGGGCGGCCATCCCCATCTCGCCCGTCCCGAGCAGGAGCGCGCGGCGGTCGCCGAGGCCGGTGCCGGTCGTCTCCTCGAAGTGCCGCCGGGCGGCCTGGACGGCGAGGCTGGAGATGGAGGCCGCGCCCTCGTAGAGCGCGGTCTCGGTGCGGACGCGCTTGGCGGCGCGGAACGCCGTGTGCATCAGCCGGTGCAGCAGGCTCCCGACCGCGTCCTCCTCGACCGCCACGCGGTAGGCGTCCTTGACCTGGGCCAGA is a window from the Bacteroidota bacterium genome containing:
- the hemC gene encoding hydroxymethylbilane synthase encodes the protein MKIGTRGSALALWQARHVADRLRAAGHAAEIVTFTTKGDRILDVPLAEIGDKGLFTAELDRALLAGAIHLAVHSLKDLPTTLPEGLVLAATTERASPWDAFVAHPDVRGSLDGLPEGATLATSSLRRQAQLLAWRPDLRVVPVRGNVPTRLAKLDASGPPKSGGWHGVILAAAGLERLGLEDRIRERIDPAVMLPAVGQGALGIVCAEGDTETARTLASALDHPDTAAAATAERAFLRRLEGGCQVPVAAWARLEAGTLMLDGAVASLDGAAHLRDAASGTSAEAGALGTALAERMLDAGAGAILGAIRETSKAQTGRDA
- the hemA gene encoding glutamyl-tRNA reductase, with protein sequence MTFYSFGLNHETAPVAVREAFALDEGARRELYGLLRLSASAEVVLLSTCNRTEAILFGYPADIAAVQTALGVRAGLPWPEEHSFALTDEAAVGHVLRLASGLQSQVLGDAQILAQVKDAYRVAVEEDAVGSLLHRLMHTAFRAAKRVRTETALYEGAASISSLAVQAARRHFEETTGTGLGDRRALLLGTGEMGMAALKALAAEGTNLTVANRSRVRAEVAASLVGAEVIDWDARHDADADLVLVASGADAPIFHADRLPPRSAGSPCLVVDVAVPRNVDAAVGAVPGYTLLDLDLLGRWRDETCAARTAARPEAEAICGAELADFVAWVFNHEALQPTIQALRDTFEAIRQQEIERHAHRFESVDADELDRLTRSIMQKLLAVPVVRLKNTESDSLDFARGIRTLSRIFARPDCEDESATPGPAAPGCPVDHGREASTEEAVREDRHAR